The region TCCGGCTTGTTCTGGACGGGCAAGAAAAGCGTCGAACTCGGCCTTGCCGACGGCTATGGCACGACCGATACGGTCGCGCGCGACGTGCTGAAGGCGCCCGACCTCGTCGACTATACGGTGAAGGAAAGCCTGACCAACCGCGTTGCGCGCAAGTTCGGCGCGGCAGTCGGCGGTGCGGCGATGAAGGCGCTCGCCGCGGGCGGCGCGTCGTTCAACTTGCGCTGAGCGGCCGCCCGCCGGTCTGCGCGGGCGGCGAACACGGCCGGGCGCAACGCCGCTTCGCCGCGCCGCCGTGACGGCTGCGGGCGCGCGCGTCAGTTCGCGAGCAGCAGGAAGATCGCCGGACGCTTGTGCAGATTGGGCGCTGGCGCCTTTTTCCAGTCGGCCACCGAACGGCTCGCGATCGTCTCCGTTTCGAGGGTCAGGTCGGCCGCGACGCAGATCTGCGTCGACGGCGCGCAGGTCGCGACCAGCGTGTCGAGCATCGCGTGATTGCGGTACGGCGTCTCGATGAAGATTTGCGTCTGGCGCGCCTTGCGCGACAACTGCTCGAGCTCGCGCAGACGCTTTGCGCGTGCGGTCGCATCGACCGGCAGATAGCCGTTGAACGCGAAACTCTGGCCGTTCAGCCCTGACGCCATCAGCGCGAGCAGGATCGAGCTCGGTCCGACGAGCGGCACGACTTTCACGCCGCGCTCGTGCGCACGACGCACGAGCAGTGCACCGGGATCGGCAACGGCAGGGCAGCCGGCCTCGGACACGAGCCCGGCGTCCGCGCCCGCCAGCACCGGCGCAAGCAGGCGGTCGATCTCGCCGGCCGGCGTGTTGACGTTCA is a window of Burkholderia latens DNA encoding:
- a CDS encoding SAM-dependent methyltransferase — its product is MTAGTLYLVPNTLGEGDASMLAAVLPAAVQARAGTLGYYIGENAKTTRAFLKKIGTTRPIQEIEIRELNVNTPAGEIDRLLAPVLAGADAGLVSEAGCPAVADPGALLVRRAHERGVKVVPLVGPSSILLALMASGLNGQSFAFNGYLPVDATARAKRLRELEQLSRKARQTQIFIETPYRNHAMLDTLVATCAPSTQICVAADLTLETETIASRSVADWKKAPAPNLHKRPAIFLLLAN